The Parus major isolate Abel chromosome Z, Parus_major1.1, whole genome shotgun sequence genome has a window encoding:
- the ZFAND5 gene encoding AN1-type zinc finger protein 5 isoform X3: MTQETNQTPGPMLCSTGCGFYGNPRTNGMCSVCYKEHLQRQQNSGRISPMGTTSGPNSPTSDSASVQRADTSLNNCEGAAGSTSEKTRNVPVAALPVTQQMTEMSISREEELTPKTETEPVVTQPSPSVSQPGTSESEERAAELPKPKKNRCFMCRKKVGLTGFDCRCGNLFCGLHRYSDKHNCPYDYKAEAAAKIRKENPVVVAEKIQRI, translated from the exons ATGACTCAGGAGACAAACCAGACCCCAGGGCCTATGCTGTGTAGTACAGGATGTGGATTTTATGGAAATCCTAGGACAAATGGGATGTGTTCTGTTTGCTACAAAGAACATCTTCAGCGACAGCAGAATAGTGGTAGAATCAGCCCAATGG GAACAACCAGTGGTCCAAACAGTCCTACCTCAGACTCTGCATCTGTACAGAGAGCAGACACTAGCTTAAACAACTgtgaaggtgctgctggcagcacatcTGAAAAAACAAG AAACGTGCCTGTTGCTGCTTTGCCTGTAACACAGCAAATGACAGAAATGAGTATTTCAAGAGAAGAAGAATTGACACCAAAAACAGAGACTGAGCCAG TTGTTACTCAACCAAGTCCATCAGTTTCTCAGCCTGGTACTTCAGAAAGTGAAGAGAGAGCTGCTGAACTGCCGAAACCAAAGAAGAACAGATGTTTCATGTGCAGGAAGAAGGTTGGCCTTACAG GATTTGACTGCCGATGTGGAAACCTATTTTGTGGACTTCACCGTTATTCTGACAAGCATAATTGCCCATATGATTAtaaagcagaagctgcagcaaaaatcagaaaagagaaTCCAGTTGTGGTGGctgaaaaaattcagagaatatAA
- the ZFAND5 gene encoding AN1-type zinc finger protein 5 isoform X2, translating to MASLKLPQCHFSMGCSCSRTACSCIGAGLLSPQVSHGVTAFLQASPCSGGGILPGLWVDLCLLVDLQGLQGLSCCTTAAEVLPPFLVGHKGEHPTLESPEIGSARLRRNFYHFLRELLLNQVHQFLSLVLQKVKRELLNCRNQRRTDVSCAGRRLALQDLTADVETYFVDFTVILTSIIAHMIIKQKLQQKSEKRIQLWWLKKFREYKLICL from the exons ATGGCATCCCTCAAACTGCCACAGTGTCACttttccatggggtgcagttGTTCAaggacagcctgctcctgcaTAGGAGCAGGGCTTCTCTCTCCACAGGTctcccatggggtcacagccttCCTTCAggcatccccctgctctggtGGGGGGATCCTCCCTGGcctgtgggtggatctctgccTGCTTGTGGATCTCCAGGGGCTGCAAGGGCTTAGCTGCTGCACCACGGCTGCAG AGGTGTTGCCACCATTTCTGGTTGGCCACAAAGGGGAGCATCCCACTTTGGAGTCACCAGAGATTGGCTCTGCCAGACTTCGAAGAAACTTCTACCATTTTCTGAGAGAG TTGTTACTCAACCAAGTCCATCAGTTTCTCAGCCTGGTACTTCAGAAAGTGAAGAGAGAGCTGCTGAACTGCCGAAACCAAAGAAGAACAGATGTTTCATGTGCAGGAAGAAGGTTGGCCTTACAG GATTTGACTGCCGATGTGGAAACCTATTTTGTGGACTTCACCGTTATTCTGACAAGCATAATTGCCCATATGATTAtaaagcagaagctgcagcaaaaatcagaaaagagaaTCCAGTTGTGGTGGctgaaaaaattcagagaatatAAATTAATCTGCTTGTGA
- the ZFAND5 gene encoding AN1-type zinc finger protein 5 isoform X1 yields the protein MTQETNQTPGPMLCSTGCGFYGNPRTNGMCSVCYKEHLQRQQNSGRISPMGTTSGPNSPTSDSASVQRADTSLNNCEGAAGSTSEKTRNVPVAALPVTQQMTEMSISREEELTPKTETEPEVLPPFLVGHKGEHPTLESPEIGSARLRRNFYHFLRELLLNQVHQFLSLVLQKVKRELLNCRNQRRTDVSCAGRRLALQDLTADVETYFVDFTVILTSIIAHMIIKQKLQQKSEKRIQLWWLKKFREYKLICL from the exons ATGACTCAGGAGACAAACCAGACCCCAGGGCCTATGCTGTGTAGTACAGGATGTGGATTTTATGGAAATCCTAGGACAAATGGGATGTGTTCTGTTTGCTACAAAGAACATCTTCAGCGACAGCAGAATAGTGGTAGAATCAGCCCAATGG GAACAACCAGTGGTCCAAACAGTCCTACCTCAGACTCTGCATCTGTACAGAGAGCAGACACTAGCTTAAACAACTgtgaaggtgctgctggcagcacatcTGAAAAAACAAG AAACGTGCCTGTTGCTGCTTTGCCTGTAACACAGCAAATGACAGAAATGAGTATTTCAAGAGAAGAAGAATTGACACCAAAAACAGAGACTGAGCCAG AGGTGTTGCCACCATTTCTGGTTGGCCACAAAGGGGAGCATCCCACTTTGGAGTCACCAGAGATTGGCTCTGCCAGACTTCGAAGAAACTTCTACCATTTTCTGAGAGAG TTGTTACTCAACCAAGTCCATCAGTTTCTCAGCCTGGTACTTCAGAAAGTGAAGAGAGAGCTGCTGAACTGCCGAAACCAAAGAAGAACAGATGTTTCATGTGCAGGAAGAAGGTTGGCCTTACAG GATTTGACTGCCGATGTGGAAACCTATTTTGTGGACTTCACCGTTATTCTGACAAGCATAATTGCCCATATGATTAtaaagcagaagctgcagcaaaaatcagaaaagagaaTCCAGTTGTGGTGGctgaaaaaattcagagaatatAAATTAATCTGCTTGTGA